The Gigantopelta aegis isolate Gae_Host unplaced genomic scaffold, Gae_host_genome ctg4346_pilon_pilon, whole genome shotgun sequence sequence attttaattggttaattattgttttgtgttgttgtgacTTAACTAGACCTATACTGTGCTAATTTCAACATCTTATAATTTATagaaattaaaattacttattatAAGTTATTCTATTTAAACATGAAATTGtgtattcaaaattatttactggAGATGTCTGCAGTAATTAAGATACAGTTTATTGTGTACTGCTTTTTGCACATTATTTTTAGTTCACTGCTTAAGTAGTTTAACAAATTATACTAGTAGTATATGATTTGACGATATTTTTTGGTTCACTAGGTTAGATACAACTTTGCGCTTCAATCTCAATCCttttgatgataatgataatatctTTGTATGCAATAAAAACTATAGCTATAATACTAGTGTTTACAGGAACCTGATCATAAATGAATTGAGATCcatcattattaatattcaatGATAATTTACAAGATTTGATTTATTCTCTGAAATCACACATCATaacaaaaaatagaataaaGATATTGGCATTAAAGTAATTATCTGTAATacacaaaacatattatatatataattatatcagcATCCAGGATCTGCATTACGAGCTCCTTGAGTGATTTAGTATAATCTTTCAATTGACCTTTAAGTGCAGACTACATAAAGAGATATAGgacataaaatataattcataGATCATTAGACCtaattattaaatatgcatAATTATGAACTAGACTACTGCTACGGCTGCTACTTCCAGGGAAGTCAAATCGCCTGTATTGATCAGCTACTTTACAAGCAAAAATTTCTTATCGCTGAAGTCAGTAGAGACTTGTACCTTGTCTTGTAGATCAAGTAAACTTGATTttcagttaataaaattaatcacACATCATaacaaaaaatagaataaacaaCAACTAGATACCGGTATTGGcatcaaaataattattagtaATACACAAAGCAACAATTATCACTAATGTATATCTCTTTTCATTTCTACAGCTATGTCTCTTAATATAATATCATCTTCTCCATACAATACATCACAAATTTCAATCTGACTTTTCATTTGTCTATGTAACTCATGAACTACTTTGCTGGCTCTTTGATAAGTTGTATCACTTTGTACACTCATAACATCATCTAATATCATAAAGCGGACATCAAGACCCATTTAAACgagttataataaataataatatagaataTTAACTTAAACGAGGCATGGGCCTTTCAATACTTTGGTCAAACCTCTAAACAAAGGAGGCCTTTATTTCTTGACTagcattaattatttaactgtATCCACACTAAACTCTCTTGTAGCAGCTTGCTTGAATTTTTTTGCACACATTCAACAGcttcaaattttaaaacttgtaTATGAACATGTGAAAATTATACATGACACATGTTTGGTGTGGCAAGTAAACCTCTACTTGACTGTTTGGCTCAATTCGTCCAGGTCTCAATTGAAGACTGAGCCTCTGTTTAGAGGAGGCTTCTATTCAAAGGAATATCATAACAATCATTGAAACTCTTCTGTGTTATACTGGCTACAGACTAGGTACTCATGCAACTTTACTAACATAACACAAGGGAGATAGTAATGGTATGTATCTTAGCATGTATTATTGACTCACTTGTTGTGTTAATTTCAGTACATTCTTCTGAAAAAATCATCATCTTCTAGATCAGACATTTGTCCAATATCGAAATCTGCTACTAAAGAGTGATCAGTTAATAGTCCACCAGTTGTATAAACTGACTCCATAGAATCTGACAATGATTCTTGATGATCATGAAAACCAGCCTTTGCTTCTTGAAGTAGTGATACAATGTTATGATGATCATGTTGGTGAGCTATATCTAGAGGGGTGTGACCAGCCATATCTTTTAGAAGTGGATTAGCACCACATTCTAACAAATGTCTGACAATATTCTCACGTCCATTATAACTAGAAAGATGCAATGCTGTAGTACCAATAGGAGTTTGATAATTGATATTAACTTGGATCTTCAATAAATATATGACAATATTGTCATATCCTTTGACACAAGCTATCATAAGAGGTGTCCAGCCATTGTTCATAGCTAGGTTAGGATCTGCCCCATTGTTAAGTAAGGTAGAAATGACTGATAAGTGACCATTCTTGCAGGCAAAATAAAACGCTGTTGCTCCAATTTTTGTCTGGATGTTTATTGGAACATTTCTCTCTAGTAATACTTGAGCTACATCAGTATGGCCATTTTGACTGGCTATCATAAGAGGTGTTGCTCCATTGTTCATAGTTAGATTAGGATCAGCCTCTTTGCTAAGTAAGTTAAAGACAACCAACAAGTGACCTTTCATTGATGCAAACCAAATTGCTGTTGCTCTGTCCTTTCTTTGACTATTTATTTGAACTTTCCTCTCTAGTAATAGTTGAACAACATCACTATGACCATTTAGACTGGCTATCATAAGAGGTGTAGTGCCATCATTCTTAGCTAGGTTAGGATCCGCCCCATTACTAAGTAAGGTAGAGATGACTGGTAAGTGACCATTCATGCAGGCAAGATAAAAGGCTGTCACTCCTTTCTTGTTCTGGGTGTTTATTGGAACATTGTTCTCTAGTAATAGTTTGACGACATCATTATGGCCATTTACACTGGCTATCATAAGAGGTGTTGTGCCATCATTTATAGCTAGGTTAGGATCTGCCCCATTACTAAGTAAGGTAGAGATGACTGATGAGTGACCTTTTTGGCTTGCACAATAAAATGCTGTTCTTCCGTTTCCATCATGAATATTTACTGGAACATTTCTCTCTAGTAATAGTTGAACAACATCATTATGACCTTTTCCACTGGCTGCCATTAGAGGTGTTGCTCCATTCTTCATAGCAAGATTTGGGTCAGCACCATTGTTGAGTAATGTAAAAACAAGAGACAAGTGGCCTTTTTGGGAGGCAAAACCAATTGCTGTTGCTCCATTGCTGTTCtggatatttattaaaatattccagTCAAGTAAAAGTTGAACAATATCACTATAGCCTTGATCACTGGCTATCATAAGAGGTGTTGTACCATCATTCAGAGCTAGGTCACCATCTGCTCCATTACTAAGTAAGATAGATATCATTGATAAGTGACCATTCTGGGTGGCACAAAATAAAGCAGTTGAACCGTTTTTGTTCTGGATGTTTATTGGAACACTTATCTCTAGTAATAGTTGGATGACATTACTATGGCTATTTTGACTGGCTATCATAAAAGGCGTTGTGCCATCATTCTTTGCTAAGTTAGGATCTGCCCCATTACTCAGTAAGATAGAGATGACTGATAAGTGACTAGTCATGCAAGCAAAATAAAATGCCGTAACTCCTTTCTTGTTCTGTGTGTTTATTGGAACATTTCTCTCTAGTAATAATTTGACGACATCATCATGGGCATTTGCACTGGCTATCATAAGAGGTGTTGTGCCATCATTCTTAGCTAGGTTAGGATCTGCCCCATTACTGAGTAAGGTAGAGATGACTGACAAGCAACCATTCGTGCAGGCAAGATAAAATGCTGTAACTCCTTTATTGTTCTGGGTGTTTATTGGAACATTGCTCTTTAGTAACAGTTGAACGACATCACTATGGCCATTTACACTAGCTATCATAAGAGTTGTTGTACCATTATTCATAGCTAGGTTAGGATCTGCTCCATTACTTAGTAAAGTAGACATCACTGATAGGTGACCATTCTGGCTGGCACAAAATAAAGCAGTTGATCCATTTTCACTCTGGATGTCTATCAAAACACATTTCTCTAGTAATAGGTGAACAACCTCACATTTGCCTTTTTGACTGGCTATCATAAGAGGTGTTGTGCCATCATTCATAGCTAGGTTAGGATCTGTCTCTTTACTAAGTAAGGTAGAGATGACTGATAAGTGACTATTCATGCAGGCAAGGTAAAATGCTGTAACTCCTTTCTTGTTCTGGGTGTTTATTGGAACATTTCTCTCTAGTAATAATTTGACGACATCATCATGGGCATTTGCACTGGCTATCATAAGAGGTGTTGTGCCATCATTCTTAGCTAGGTTAGGATCTGCCCCATTACTAAGTAAGGTAGAGATGACTGACAAGCAACCATTCGTGCAGGCAAGATAAAATGCTGTAACTCCTTTATTGTTCTGGGTGTTTATTGGAACATTGCTCTTTAGTAACAGTTGAACGACATCACTATGGCCATTTACGCTAGCTATCATAAGAGTTGTTGTGCCATCATTCATAGCTAGGTTAGCATCTGCACCATTACTTAGTAAAGTAGATATTACTGATAGGTGACCATTCTGGCTGGCACAAAATAAAGCAGTTGATCCATTTCACTCTGGATGTCTATCAAAACACATTTCTCTAGTAATAGCTGAACAACCTCACATTTGCCTTTTTGACTGGCTATCATAAGAGGTGTTGTGCCATCATTCATAGCTAGGTTAGGATCTGTCTCTTTACTAAGTAAGGTAGAGATGACTGATAAGTGACTATTCATGCAGGCAAGGTAAAATGCTGTAACTCCTTTCTTGTTCTGGGTGTTTATTGGAACATTTCTCTCTAGTAATAATTTGACGACATCATCATGGGCATTTGCACTGGCTATCATAAGAGGTGTTGTGCCATCATTCTTAGCTAGGTTAGGATCTGCTCCATTACTAAGTAAGGTAGAGATGACTGATAAGTGACTATTCATGCAGGCAAGATAAAATGCTGTCACTCCTCTCTTGTTCGGGGTGTTTATTGGAACATTTTTCTTTAGTAATAGTTTGACGACATCATTATGGCCATTTACACTGGCTATCATAAGAGGTGTTGTGCCATTATTCATAGCTAGGTTAGGATCTGCTTCCTTACAAAGTAAGATAGATATCACCAATAAATGACCATTTTGGCTGGCACCAAAAAAGCAGTTGATCCATTTTCATTCTGGACATTTATCAAAAAACTTTTCTCTAGTAATAGCTGAACAACATCACCATGACCATTTTTACTGGCTATCATAAGAGGTGTAGTGCCATCATTCTTAGCTAGGCTAGGATCTGCCTCATTACTAAGTAAGGTAGAGATGACTGACAAGCGACCATTTGTGCAGGCAAGATAAAATGCTGTAACTCCTTTATTGTTCTGGGTGTTTATTGGAACATTGTTCTTTAGTAATACTTTGACAACATCATTATGGCCATTCACACTGGCTATCATAAGAGGTGTTGTGCTATCATTCATAGCTAGGTTAGGATCTGCTCCATTACTTAGTAAAGCAGTTATCACTGATAAGTGACCATTTTGGCTGGCTCCAAAAAAAGCAGTTGATCCATTTTCAGTCTGGGCATTTATCAAAACACTTTTCTCTAGTAATAGTTGAACAACATCACTATGGCCATTTAGACTGGCTATCATAAGAGGTGTAGTGCCATTATTCTTAGCTAGgttaggatctgtccctttactAAGTAAGGTAGAGATGACTGACAAACGACCATTCATGCAGGCAAGATAAAATGCTGTCACTCCTTTCTTGTTCTGGATATTTGTTGGAACATTGCTCTCTAGTAATAGCTTGACAACATCACTATGGCCATTTAGACTGGCTATCATAAGAGGTGTAGTGCCATTATTCTTAGCTAGgttaggatctgtccctttactAAGTAAGGTAGAGATGACTGACAAACGACCATTCATGCAGGCAAGATAAAATGCTGTCACTCCTCTCTTGTTCGGGGTGTTTATTGGAACATTTTTCTTTAGTAATAGTTTGACGACATCATTATGGCCATTTACACTGGCTATCATAACAGGTGTTGTACCATTATTCATAGCTAGGTTAGGATCTGCTCCATTACTTAGTAAAGTAGATATTACTGATAGGTGACCATTCTGGCTGGCACAAAATAAAGCAGTTGATCCATTTTCACTCTGGATGTCTATCAAAACACATTTCTCTAGTAATAGCTGAACAACCTCACATTTGCCTTTTTGACTGGCTATCATAAGAGGTGTTGTGCCATCATTCTTAGCTAGGTTAGGATCTGCTCCCTTACTAAGTAAGATAGATATGACCAATAAATGACCATTTTGGCTAGAACCAAAAAAAGCAGTTGATCCATTTTCATTTTGGACATTTATCAAAACACCTTTCTCTAGTAATAGTTGAACAACATCACCATGACCATTTATACTGGCTATCATAAGAGGTGTAGTGCCATCATTCTTAGCTAGGTTAGGATCTGCCCCATTACTAAGTAAGGCAGAGATGACTGACAAGCGACCATTTGTGCAGGCAAGATAAAATGCTGTAACTCCTTTATTGTTCTGGGTGTTTATTGGAACATTACTCTTTAGTAACAGTTGAACGACATCACTATGGCCATTTACACTAGCTATCATAAGAGGTGTTGTACCATCATTCAAAGCTAGGTTAGCATCTGCACCATTACTAAGTAAGATAGACATCACTGATAAGTGACCATTCTGGCTGGCACAAATAAAGCAGTTGATCCATTTTCACTCTGGATGTCTATCAAAACACATTTCTCTAGTAATAGCTGAACAACATCACATTTGCCTTTTGACTGGCTATCATAAGAGGTGTTGTGCCATCATTCTTAGCTAGGTTAGGATCTGCTCCATTACTAAGTAAGGTAGAGATGACTGATAAGTGACTATTCATGCAGGCAAGATAAAATGCTGTCACTCCTCTCTTGTTCGGGGTGTTTATTGGAACATTTTTCTTTAGTAATAGTTTGACGACATCATTATGGCCATTTACACTGGCTATCATAACAGGTGTTGTACCATTATTCATAGCTAGGTTAGGATCTGCTCCATTACTTAGTAAAGTAGATATTACTGATAGGTGACCATTCTGGCTGGCACAAAATAAAGCAGTTGATCCATTTTCACTCTGGATGTCTATCAAAACACATTTCTCTAGTAATAGGTGAACAACCTCACATTTGCCTTTTTGACTGGCTATCATAAGAGGTGTTGTGCCATCATTCATAGCTAGGTTAGGATCTGTCTCTTTACTAAGTAAGGTAGAGATGACTGATAAGTGACTATTCATGCAGGCAAGATAAAATGCTGTAACTCCTCTCTTGTTCGGGGTGTTTATTGGAACATTTTTCTTTAGTAATAGTTTGACGACATCATTATGGCCATTTACACTGGCTATCATAAGAGGTGTTGTGCCATCATTCTTAGCTAGGTTAGGATCTGCTCCATTACTAAGTAAGGTAGAGATGACTGATAAGTGACTATTCATGCAGGCAAGATAAAATGCTGTCACTCCTCTCTTGTTCGGGGTGTTTATTGGAACATTTTTCTTTAGTAATAGTTTGACGACATCATTATGGCCATTTACACTGGCTATCATAAGAGGTGTTGTGCCATCATTCATAGCTAGGTTAGGATCTGCTCCCTTACTAAGTAAGATAGATATCACCAATAAATGACCGTTTTGGCTAGCACCAAAAAAGCAGTTGATCCATTTTCATTTTGGACATTTATCAAAACACCTTTCTCTAGTAATAGTTGAACAACATCACCATGACCATTTATACTGGCTAACATAAGAGGTGTAGTGCCATCATTCTTAGCTAGGTTAGGATCTGCCCCATTACTAAGTAAGGCAGAGATGACTGACAAGCGACCATTTGTGCAGGCAAGATAAAATGCTGTAACTCCTTTATTGTTCTGGGTGTTTATTGGAACATTACTCTTTAGTAACAGTTGAACGACATCACTATGGCCATTTACGCTAGCTATCATAAGAGGTGTTGTACCATCATTCAAAGCTAGGTTAGGATCTGCACCATTACTAAGTAAGATAGACATCACTGATAAGTGACCATTCTGGCTGGCACAAAATAAAGCAGTTGATCCATTTTCACTCTGGATGTCTATCAAAACACATTTCTCTAGTAATAGCTGAACAACATCACATTTGCCTTTTTGACTGGCTATCATAAGAGGTGTTGTGCCATCATTCTTAGCTAGGTTAGGATCTGCTCCATTACTAAGTAAGGTAGAGATGACTGATAAGTGACTATTCATGCAGGCAAGATAAAATGCTGTCACTCCTCTCTTGTTCGGGGTGTTTATTGGAACATTTTTCTTTAGTAATAGTTTGACGACATCATTATGGCCATTTACACTGGCTATCATAAGAGGTGTTGTGCCATTATTCATAGCTAGGTTAGGATCTGCTTCCTTACAAAGTAAGATAGATATCACCAATAAATGACCATTTTGGCTGGCACCAAAAAAAGCAGTTGATCCATTTTTATTCTGGACATTTATCAAAAACTTTTCTCTAGTAATAGCTGAACAACATCACCATGACCATTTTTACTGGCTATCATAAGAGGTGTAGTGCCATCATTCTTAGCTAGGCTAGGATCTGCCTCATTACTAAGTAAGGTAGAGATGACTGACAAGCGACCATTTGTGCAGGCAAGATAAAATGCTGTAACTCCTTTATTGTTCTGGGTGTTTATTGGAACATTGTTCTTTAGTAATACTTTGACAACATCATTATGGCCATTCACACTGGCTATCATAAGAGGTGTTGTGCTATCATTCATAGCTAGGTTAGGATCTGCTCCATTACTTAGTAAAGTAGTTATCACTGATAAGTGACCATTTTGGCTGGCTCCAAAAAAAGCAGTTGATCCATTTTCAGTCTGGGCATTTATCAAAACACTTTTCTCTAGTAATAGTTGAACAACATCACTATGGCCATTTAGACTGGCTATCATAAGAGGTGTAGTGCCATTATTCTTAGCTAGgttaggatctgtccctttactAAGTAAGGTAGAGATGACTGACAAACGACCATTCATGCAGGCAAGATAAAATGCTGTCACTCCTTTCTTGTTCTGGATATTTGTTGGAACATTGCTCTCTAGTAATAGCTTGACAACATCATTATGGTCATTTACACTGGCTATCATAAGAGGTGTTGTGCCATCATTCATAGCTAGGTTAGGATCCGCCCCATTACTAAGTAAGGTAGAGATGACTGGTGAGTGACCATTCATGCAGGCAAGGTAAATGCTGTCACTCCTTTCTTGTTCTGGTGTTTATTGGAACATTTTTCTTTAGTAATAGTTTGACGACCTCACCATGGCCATTTACACTGGCTATCATAAGAGGTGTTGTGCCATCATTTATAGCTAGGTTAGGATCTGCCCCATTACTAAGTAAGGTAGAGATGACTGACGAGTGACCATTTTGGCTGGCACAATAAAATGCTGTCTTTCCATTTCCATCATGAATATTTACTGGAACATTTCTTTCTACTAATAATTGAACAACATTATTATGACCTTTTCCACTGGCTGCCATTAGAGGTGTTGACCCATTCTTCATAGCAAGATTTGGGTCAGCACCATTGTTGAGTAATGTAAAAACAAGAGACAAGTGACCTTTTTGGGAGGCAAAACCAATTGCTGTTGCTCCATTGCTGTTCTgggtgtttattaaaatattccagTCAAGTAAAAGTTGAACAATATCACTATAGCCTTGATCACTGGCTATCATAAGAGGTGTTGTACCATCATTCAAAGCTAGGTTACCATCTGCTCCATTACTAAGTAAGATAGATATCATTGATAAGTGACCATTCTGGGTGGCACAAAAATAAAGCAGTTGAACCGTTTTTGTTCTGGATGTTTATTGGAACCCTTCTCTCTAGTAATAGTTGGATGACATTACTATGGCTATTTTGACTGGCTATCATAAAAGGCGTTGTGCCATCATTCTTTGCTAAGTTAGGATCTGCCCCATTACTCAGTAAAATAGAGATGACTGATAAGTGACTAGTCATGCAAGCAAGATAAAATGCTGTAGCTCCTTTCTTGTTCTGTGTGTTTGTTGGAACATTTCTCTCTAGTAATAATTTGACGACATCATCATGGCCATTTATACTGGCTATCATAAGAGGTGTTGTGCCATCATTTATAGCTAGGTTAGGATCTGCCCATTACTAAGTAAGGTAGAGATTACTGATAAATTACCATTCTGACTGGCACAAAATAATGCAGTTAAGCCATTTTTGTTCTGGTTGTTTATCACAGCATTTCTCTTTAGTAATATTTGGATGACATGACATTGGCCTTTTTGACTAGCTATCATAAGAGGTGTTGTGCCATCATTATAGCTATGTTGGGATCTGCTCCATTACTGAGTAAGGTAGAGATGACTGACAAGTGACCATTCGTGCAGGCAAGATAAAATGCTGTAACTCCTTTCTTGTTCTGGGTGTTTATTGGAACATTACTCTTTAGTAACAGTAGGACGGCCTCACTATGGCCATTTACACTGGCTATCATAAGAGGTTTTGTGCCATCATTCATAGCAAGGTTAGGATCTGCTCCCTTACTAAGTAAGATAGATATCACCAATAAATGACCATTTTGGCTGGCACCAAAAAAAGCAGTTGATCCATTTTCATTCTGGGCATTTATTAAAACACTTTTCTCTAGTAATAGTTGAACAACATCACTATGACCATTTAGACTGGCTATCATAAGAGGTGTAGAGCCATCATTCTTAGCTAGGTTAGGATCTGCCCCAGTACTAAGTAAGGTAGAGATGACTGGTAAGTGACCATTCATGCAGGCAAGATAAAATGCTGTCACTCCTTTCTTGTTCTGTGTGTTTATTGGAACATTTCTCTCCAGTAATAGCTTGACAACATCATTATGGCCATTTACACTGGCTATCATAAGAGGTGTTGTGCCATCATTTATAGCTAGGTTAGGATCTGCCCCATTACTGAGTAAGGTAGAGATGACTGACAAGTGACCATTCGTGCAGGCAAGATAAAATGCTGTAACTCCTTTCTTGTTCTGGGTGTTTATTGGAACATTACTCTTTAGTAACAGTAGGACGGCCTCACTATGGCCATTTACACTGGCTATCATAAGAGGTTTTGTGCCATCATTCATAGCAAGGTTAGGATCTGCTCCCTTACTAAGTAAGATAGATATCACCAATAAATGACCATTTTGGCTGGCACCAAAAAAGCAGTTGATCCATTTTCATTCTGGGCATTTATTAAAACACTTTTCTCTAGTAATAGTTGAACAACATCACTATGACCATTTAGACTGGCTATCATAAGAGGTGTAGAGCCATCATTCTAGCTAGGTAGGATCTGCCCCAGTACTAAGTAAGGTAGAGATGACTGGTAAGTGACCATTCATGCAGGCAAGATAAAATGCTGTCACTCCTTTCTTGTTCTGTGTGTTTATTGGAACATTTCTCTCCAGTAATAGCTTGACAACATCATTATGGCCATTTACACTGGCTATCATAAGAGGTGTTGTGCCATCATTTATAGCTAGGTTAGGATCTGCCCCATTACTAAGTAAGGTAGAGATGACTGATGAGTGACCATTTTGGCTGGCGCAATAAAATGCTGTTCTTCCATTTCCATCATGAATATTTACTGGAACATTTCTCTCTAGTAATAGTTGAACAACATCATTATGACCTTTCCACTGGCTGCCATTAGAGGTGTTGATCCATTCTTCATAGCGAGATTTGGGTCAGCACCATTGTTGAGTAATGTAAAAACAAGAGACAAGTAACCTTTTTGGGAGGCAAAACCAATTGCTGTTGCTCCATGCTGTTTTgggtatttattaaaatattccagTCAAGTAAAAGTTTAACATATCACTATAGCCTTGATCACTGGCTATCATAAGAGGTGTTGTACCATCATTCAGAGCTAGGTCACCATCTGCTCCATTACTAAGTAAGATAGATATCATTGATAAGTGACATTCTGGGTGGCACAAATAAAGCAGTTGAACCGTTTTTGTTCTGGATGTTTATTGGAACCCTTCTCTCTAGTAATAGTTGGATGACATTACTATGGCTATTTTGACTGGCTATCATAAAAGGCGTTGTGCCATCATTCATAGCTAAGTTAGGATCTGCTCCGTTAGTTAGTAAAGTAGATATTACTGATAGGTGACCATTCTGGCTGGCACCAAAAAAAGCAGTTGATCCATTTTTGTTCTGGGTGTTTATCGGAACACTTTTCTCTAACAATAGTTGAACGACATCACCATGGCCATTTAGACTGGCTATCATAAGAGGTGTTGTGTCATCATTCATAGCTAGGTTAGGATCTGCCCCATTACTGAGTAAGATAGAGATGACTGATAAATTACCATTCTGACTGGCACAAAATAATGCAGTTGAACCATTTTTGTTCTGGTTGTTTAATAGAGCATTTCTCTTTAGTAATATTTGGATGACATGACATTGGCCTTTTTGACTGGCTATCATAAGAGGTGTTGTGCCATCATTTATCGCTACGCTGGGATCTGCTCCATACTAAGTAAGGTAGAGATGACTGATAAGTGACCATTCATGCAGGCAAGATAAAATGCTGTCACTCCTTTCTTGTTCTGTGTGTTTATTGGAACATTTCTCT is a genomic window containing:
- the LOC121392715 gene encoding ankyrin-1-like, whose amino-acid sequence is MNDGTTTLMIASVNGHSDVVQLLLKSNVPINTQNNKGVTAFYLACTNGCLSVISTLLSNGADPNLAKNDGTTPLMIASANAHDDVVKLLLERNVPINTQNKKGVTAFYLACMNSHLSVISTLLSKETDPNLAMNDGTTPLMIASQKGKCEVVHLLLEKCVLIDIQSENGSTALFCASQNGHLSVMSTLLSNGADPNLAMNNGTTTLMIASVNGHSDVVQLLLKSNVPINTQNNKGVTAFYLACTNGCLSVISTLLSNGADPNLAKNDGTTPLMIASANAHDDVVKLLLERNVPINTQNKKGVTAFYFACMTSHLSVISILLSNGADPNLAKNDGTTPFMIASQNSHSNVIQLLLEISVPINIQNKNGSTALFCATQNGHLSMISILLSNGADGDLALNDGTTPLMIASDQGYSDIVQLLLDWNILINIQNSNGATAIGFASQKGHLSLVFTLLNNGADPNLAMKNGATPLMAASGKGHNDVVQLLLERNVPVNIHDGNGRTAFYCASQKGHSSVISTLLSNGADPNLAINDGTTPLMIASVNGHNDVVKLLLENNVPINTQNKKGVTAFYLACMNGHLPVISTLLSNGADPNLAKNDGTTPLMIASLNGHSDVVQLLLERKADPNLTMNNGATPLMIASQNGHTDVAQVLLERNVPINIQTKIGATAFYFACKNAIIEGPRMARSRQTSHRS
- the LOC121392716 gene encoding ankyrin repeat domain-containing protein 29-like, which codes for MSILLSNGADANLALNDGTTPLMIASVNGHSDVVQLLLKSNVPINTQNNKGVTAFYLACTNGRLSVISALLSNGADPNLAKNDGTTPLMIASINGHGDVVQLLLEKGVLINVQNENGSTAFFGSSQNGHLLVISILLSKGADPNLAKNDGTTPLMIASQKGKCEVVQLLLEKCVLIDIQSENGSTALFCASQNGHLSVISTLLSNGADPNLAMNNGTTPVMIASVNGHNDVVKLLLKKNVPINTPNKRGVTAFYLACMNGRLSVISTLLSKGTDPNLAKNNGTTPLMIASLNGHSDVVKLLLESNVPTNIQNKKGVTAFYLACMNGRLSVISTLLSKGTDPNLAKNNGTTPLMIASLNGHSDVVQLLLEKSVLINAQTENGSTAFFGASQNGHLSVITALLSNGADPNLAMNDSTTPLMIASVNGHNDVVKVLLKNNVPINTQNNKGVTAFYLACTNGRLSVISTLLSNEADPSLAKNDGTTPLMIASKNGHGDVVQLLLEKSFLINVQNENGSTAFLVPAKMVIYW
- the LOC121392717 gene encoding LOW QUALITY PROTEIN: serine/threonine-protein phosphatase 6 regulatory ankyrin repeat subunit A-like (The sequence of the model RefSeq protein was modified relative to this genomic sequence to represent the inferred CDS: inserted 1 base in 1 codon; deleted 2 bases in 1 codon), coding for MKDFAVIKSKDNASEKVKSKTKSTKMWLEVTIQQFEFLVKVLFQDFEDLLTDMIVKKSIVSILLNKGADPNLAMNNGTTPLVIASLNGHNDIIQLLLSNGADPNLAMNDGTTPLMIASVNGHNDVVKLLLERNVPINTQNKKGVTAFYLACMNGHLSVISTLLSXGADPSVAINDGTTPLMIASQKGQCHNGNLSVISILLSNGADPNLAMNDDTTPLMIASLNGHGDVVQLLLEKSVPINTQNKNGSTAFFGASQNGHLSVISTLLTNGADPNLAMNDGTTPFMIASQNSHKCHLSMISILLSNGADGDLALNDGTTPLMIASDQGYSDIQNGHLLVISILLSKGADPNLAMNDGTKPLMIASVNGHSEAVLLLLKSNVPINTQNKKGVTAFYLACTNGHLSVISTLLSNGADPNLAINDGTTPLMIASVNGHNDVVKLLLERNVPINTQNKKGVTAFYLACMNGHLPVISTLLSTGADPNLAKNDGSTPLMIASLNGHSDVVQLLLEKSVLINAQNENGSTAFFGASQNGHLLVISILLSKGADPNLAMNDGTKPLMIASVNGHSEAVLLLLKSNVPINTQNKKGVTAFYLACTNGHLSVISTLLSNGADPNIANDGTTPLMIASQKGQCHVIQILLKRNAVINNQNKNGLTALFCASQNASDQGYSDIVQLLLDWNILINTQNSNGATAIGFASQKGHLSLVFTLLNNGADPNLAMKNGSTPLMAASGKGHNNVVQLLVERNVPVNIHDGNGKTAFYCASQNGHSSVISTLLSNGADPNLAINDGTTPLMIASVNGHEQERSDSIYLACMNGHSPVISTLLSNGADPNLAMNDGTTPLMIASVNDHNDVVKLLLESNVPTNIQNKKGVTAFYLACMNGRLSVISTLLSKGTDPNLAKNNGTTPLMIASLNGHSDVVQLLLEKSVLINAQTENGSTAFFGASQNGHLSVITTLLSNGADPNLAMNDSTTPLMIASVNGHNDVVKVLLKNNVPINTQNNKGVTAFYLACTNGRLSVISTLLSNEADPSLAKNDGTTPLMIASKNGHGDVVQLLLEKTSVNGHNDVVKLLLKKNVPINTPNKRGVTAFYLACMNSHLSVISTLLSNGADPNLAKNDGTTPLMIASQKGKCDVVQLLLEKCVLIDIQSENGSTALFCASQNGHLSVMSILLSNGADPNLALNDGTTPLMIASVNGHSDVVQLLLKSNVPINTQNNKGVTAFYLACTNGRLSVISALLSNGADPNLAKNDGTTPLMLASINGHGDVVQLLLEKGVLINVQNENGSTAFLVLAKTVIYW